TTTAATCATAAGAAAATTGTATTATAATTTTGTACATATGTTATGTAATTTATATAATACAAAAAATAAAATGTGGTATATATGAAAACAATAGAAATGTTCAAACCTGGTATATTGATATTGATAGGGATATTCCTTATTGGGTCATTAGTAATTGCCAGTGCAGATGAATCCCTGCTGGAAGGTGGAGATAGTTTCAATAATGCAGTTCAAATTGAACCTGTCAGTTATGACTGTACTATTTCAAAAGATAATCCGGATTATTATAAGATAATCAATATTACACCAGGGCAAAAGCTTATAATTAAGGCAGGTATCCCTGCGGTAGAGTCCGGTTCAGCTAATAGAAAAATGGAATTATCATTATATGATGAAGAAAATCAGCAATTAATGCTCGATAAAGAGCATTTGATTCCTGATGAAATTGGAACATTAACTGTCTTCAGGACAACAAGTTCTATAAAGTCTTCAAATATTTTCTATTTGAAGATACAGGAAGAAATAAGGACTACTGATGATCCGTATTCGTACACACTGGATATCTCAATAGAGGATTGTTTTGATGCAGACAGCCAGACAGATGCGGGAAATATTTTTGATACTGCTCTTGAGATCACTCCGGGAGATTATAAAGGCTATTTGGAAATAGATGATGGAGATGATGACAAGGATATATATGTAATATCTATGCAAAGCGGTGAGAATCTGGATGTTACAATAACTCCAAAAGGTTATGCTAAGTTTAAGGTTATAATATATGACCAGGATAGAGTAAAAGCATCAGAAGAAATATCTGCTAATAATGGAGCGATAGTCAGAACATCGTATAATTCATCCATTTCACAGGATATTTATCTTGAGATA
The window above is part of the ANME-2 cluster archaeon genome. Proteins encoded here:
- a CDS encoding PGF-CTERM sorting domain-containing protein; the encoded protein is MKTIEMFKPGILILIGIFLIGSLVIASADESLLEGGDSFNNAVQIEPVSYDCTISKDNPDYYKIINITPGQKLIIKAGIPAVESGSANRKMELSLYDEENQQLMLDKEHLIPDEIGTLTVFRTTSSIKSSNIFYLKIQEEIRTTDDPYSYTLDISIEDCFDADSQTDAGNIFDTALEITPGDYKGYLEIDDGDDDKDIYVISMQSGENLDVTITPKGYAKFKVIIYDQDRVKASEEISANNGAIVRTSYNSSISQDIYLEINKRLISSDKEYSLVLALEAEEVTETESTESATEKTSVEEASTEEVSIKDTHTEEASGDDSEGLPGFGVVFALGGLLTVICLLMRR